TTTGTTTACTTTATGGTAGAGGCGCCCATTCTCTCCCACAGATGAGTAGGTTGTGAAAGAAAAGACGTAAACACCAGGAAAGGGGGCAGTGAAGATACCTGAAAAGACAAAGAGTGTAGAGTTAGTGAGTAAAACTCATAGGAGTCAGAGCAGTttagtttctgtgtgtgtcttaccTAAGGACGGGTTATATCCATTGCCACTGTTAAGAAGGACAGAGGAGAAGGGAACTGGAATATTAATATTGAATGGACCGAAGCAACGTTCCGTAGATCCAGGAATCGTAACAGCAATGCTTGGGTCCATGGTGGCCTTAAAGGCAACCTTGATTTTATCTGACAGCGAGAAGGAAGAATTAATACTCAACAACAGAGGTCAATGGCCTCAAAACACTTTGGATTTAATAAACAAGGGTGTTTACCTGTGAGTGACTGTACTCTGCCTTTTAGTGTGCTGATGTCATGCCACAAATAGGTCATCCTTTCTAAGATATCCTCTTCTAACTGGAACATGTCACTGGCTGCACAGCAGCAGCCGCGCTGTTGATTGAAAGTGCAATTGCAGTCCGATGTTTCACAAGTCAGAGCTCCCTTCCAGTtaactggaaaaaaacagaggaaCAGCAAGAAGGCAAACAGATATGACTTCTCAAACTAAAGTTGTAACTAATGTTATATAAGCATTTGTCAACAAAATGAGGCCGGATAACATACGTGCTGCCTGTTTCAGCATTAAGATGGTGTCGGACTGGGCCTGCACTTGATCACAGAGAAACAGTGACCCCAACAGGAACAAAACTGGTAATACAAccatctgagaaaaaaaaaaaaagcagaatctAGTTTTATATCAGACTAGAGAGGCCAAGTACTCCTTTCTTATAGATAGCAAACAGATAGTAGATAGTAAACACTGCTGAGCTAACACAAGCATTTTCAAGTGTTTTCGGTCTTCATTCTGAGGTGTGCTGTAAGGAGGAGTTAAATGCTTGAAGCCAGTCCCACCAAACAACAATGGTAAGGACGAATGTGCTGTGTTACTTAAAAATGCTGGATTCATTTCTTGCTAATTGATTGTGTACAACATAGCTATTACTTTTCAGCCACATTTAGTGTGGTTTAGGCTTagttttgacctttttttttaacgaAATGGATGCAGCTCAAACAAAAGCATCTGGCTCCTGCTCTGAGCTTTGTTATCTGCCTATTAATTAAGCTAGCTGCTAGCAAGTAAAATACCAAAACTTGTGTTTTCCTCAGAAAAATCCCAATAAGCTAGTATATACACAGCTTACAGAGCCAGAAACATAACTCTAAGAAATATGAACATGATGTTTATGTCGGCTAGATGTCTACTTGGACTTTTTAGCCCTCTGTTTATGGATTCttatttctttctcttctttttttgtcatctGTAGGCTAAGTCCAAGTTTCacattaatatttcaaaatttTGACTTACACAGGCGTAACTTGAAATTTTTAGATGTCTaataaattttaatttcaagaTTGTCTCAAAAAAGTTCGACCTAACTCtgcctgacattttttttttttcaatattagCTTTAAAATATGACTGACTTTGTAACTCATACCGATGTTTTTGGACTGCTTTTTTAACCTAAATTAAAACGGGTAAAACTGAAATGTAGCAGAAAGCAGAGATAATGAATTTGACCTTGATAATATACATCAATCTGGTACCTGTGATACTCTTTATCAAGGCCATAAGTCAGTAGTTGAAAGCTAGCGTGTTAAGTATTTTGGTTATCTTACTGTAATCATCATAACATGTATATTAGTTATgtctgcatataaacaattTCCCTTTTGTCCCACATacagcagtatttttttttaaaattttatatgTTTCAAATAGAGGTTAATTATATATCATCCCCCTGCGAATGCAATGTAACGTTcttcatttgtatttgtttcacatttttataatGTATATGTAAGGACTTAATCATAAAACTTACTGTTTTTCTGGTCCTCTTCTTGTTCTGAAGGACTGGGCCT
The genomic region above belongs to Oreochromis aureus strain Israel breed Guangdong linkage group 14, ZZ_aureus, whole genome shotgun sequence and contains:
- the cbln18 gene encoding cerebellin 18, yielding MVVLPVLFLLGSLFLCDQVQAQSDTILMLKQAALNWKGALTCETSDCNCTFNQQRGCCCAASDMFQLEEDILERMTYLWHDISTLKGRVQSLTDKIKVAFKATMDPSIAVTIPGSTERCFGPFNINIPVPFSSVLLNSGNGYNPSLGIFTAPFPGVYVFSFTTYSSVGENGRLYHKVQLMKNGKHGPSVWENNREDTEDSATQVVALEMQRGDQVYLDLMSGRKLCTNLQYNVFTGYILYPYIAA